Proteins from a single region of Verrucosispora sp. NA02020:
- a CDS encoding glycosyltransferase family 39 protein — translation MRALPVWLLPAGLTLLVTLAGLDSAQPWRDELATWSAATRPAADLFRLTGTIDAAAAPYYLLVHAWTAVAGDSVAALRLPSALAMAVAAGLTATLGRRLWDARVGTLAGLLFAVLPSTSRYGQEARPYALATALAVLSTLLLVDSLHRPGPRRWAGYAVTTAALGLAHLVALTLLAAHAVAVLTATPRTASPGTTAPPAADPASSDRASTPDPGPRAPGDLGAGGGRRRFRRRVAWGWVAALVPVFAAVTPLALRARGQRARQLDWVDAARPGDLAALPGGVVQSGVVGGLLVGLAALGTVRAGRRALLPASCVLLPVLLLFVAGSVVPLWVPRYLVFVVPFGCLLAGAALRTVRAPGALAVVALAGLLGLPDQAALRRTHEWPRSATVDYAGAARIVADDLRPDDTVVYSPRESWLFLDLGLRYHLGERTPRDVLAVADPQRRGDLLATECDRPTECLAGVDRVWLVVAGGPDDPLAAVPGAKGDALRSGYTVTRVWPRPGLTVALLTADDR, via the coding sequence CTGCGTGCCCTGCCGGTCTGGCTGCTCCCGGCGGGCCTGACCCTGCTGGTGACGCTGGCCGGGTTGGACTCCGCCCAGCCGTGGCGGGACGAGTTGGCCACCTGGAGCGCCGCCACCCGGCCGGCGGCCGACCTGTTCCGGCTGACCGGCACCATCGACGCCGCCGCCGCGCCCTACTACCTGCTCGTGCACGCCTGGACGGCGGTGGCCGGCGACTCGGTGGCCGCGCTGCGTCTGCCGTCCGCACTGGCCATGGCCGTCGCCGCCGGCCTGACCGCCACGCTCGGTCGACGGCTCTGGGACGCCCGCGTCGGCACCCTCGCCGGGCTGCTGTTCGCGGTCCTGCCCAGCACCTCCCGCTACGGCCAGGAAGCCCGCCCGTACGCGCTGGCCACCGCCCTGGCCGTGCTGAGCACCCTGCTGCTCGTGGACTCGCTGCACCGTCCCGGTCCACGCCGCTGGGCCGGGTACGCCGTGACCACCGCCGCCCTCGGGCTCGCCCACCTGGTCGCCCTCACCCTGCTCGCCGCACACGCCGTCGCCGTACTCACCGCCACACCCCGCACCGCTTCACCGGGCACCACCGCACCGCCCGCCGCCGACCCGGCGTCATCGGACCGGGCGTCGACCCCTGACCCCGGGCCCCGGGCCCCGGGCGACCTCGGGGCCGGTGGGGGGCGGCGGCGGTTCCGGCGACGGGTGGCGTGGGGGTGGGTGGCCGCGTTGGTGCCGGTGTTCGCGGCGGTCACCCCGTTGGCGCTGCGGGCCCGGGGGCAACGGGCCCGGCAACTGGACTGGGTGGACGCGGCGCGGCCCGGGGACCTGGCGGCGCTGCCCGGCGGGGTGGTACAGAGCGGGGTGGTGGGCGGCCTCCTGGTCGGGCTCGCCGCTCTCGGTACGGTCCGGGCCGGTCGGCGGGCGCTGCTGCCGGCCAGTTGCGTGCTGCTGCCCGTGCTGCTGCTCTTCGTCGCCGGGTCCGTCGTCCCGCTCTGGGTTCCCCGCTACCTGGTCTTCGTGGTGCCGTTCGGCTGCCTGCTGGCCGGTGCGGCTCTGCGTACGGTCCGGGCGCCCGGTGCACTCGCCGTGGTGGCCCTGGCCGGGCTGCTCGGTCTGCCGGACCAGGCCGCGTTGCGACGTACCCACGAGTGGCCGCGCAGCGCCACGGTCGACTACGCGGGCGCGGCCCGGATCGTCGCCGACGACCTGCGCCCCGACGACACGGTGGTCTACTCGCCCCGGGAGAGCTGGCTCTTCCTCGACCTGGGGCTGCGCTACCACCTCGGCGAGCGGACGCCCCGGGACGTACTGGCGGTGGCGGACCCGCAGCGCCGGGGCGATCTCTTGGCCACCGAGTGCGACCGGCCGACGGAGTGCCTGGCGGGGGTGGACCGGGTCTGGCTGGTGGTCGCCGGCGGTCCGGACGACCCGCTGGCCGCCGTCCCCGGGGCCAAGGGAGACGCGCTGCGGAGCGGCTACACCGTCACCCGGGTCTGGCCCCGACCCGGCCTCACCGTCGCCCTGCTCACCGCCGACGACCGCTGA
- a CDS encoding PAS domain-containing sensor histidine kinase, producing the protein MSTLRDLAEEHTRLRPADIDHLHRIAGDWQLLSDLSFADLLLWVPVDGEGSFLCVAQVRPTTAPTAYQDDQVGRIVGGPEVAHLDVAYGQGRIWREGDPVWYGDVPARHEAIPVRLRAADGESDEVIAVVGRDTNLSTARTPSQLELNYLTTADDLAQMIADGTFPPPRHPGETTSAPRVGDGLVRLDAGGKVTYASPNAQSAYRRLGYASHLVGEDLAALHRRLANDPLEGTEAGNGILAALRGEAPPRREIDARGATMLTRALPLMPAGVPIGALVLVRDITEVRRRDRALITKDATIREIHHRVKNNLQTVAALLRLQARRVGIPEARVALEESVRRVASIALVHETLSMSSDEAVEFDGIVDRVASAATEVAATEVSVGMRRTGSFGVLPAEIATSMVMVLNELLLNAVEHGFPPTGEAEDEVGVEPEPPGPPTADAPEVVVSAHRARKMLHVTVADNGRGLPDDFDASGSGKLGLQIVRALVTGELRGSIELRPGAEGGTEAVLIVPLARTAPERPGA; encoded by the coding sequence GTGTCAACGCTGCGCGATCTCGCCGAGGAGCACACCCGTCTGCGTCCGGCCGACATCGACCACCTGCACCGCATCGCCGGTGACTGGCAGTTGCTGTCCGACCTGTCCTTCGCCGACCTGCTGCTCTGGGTCCCCGTGGACGGTGAGGGGAGCTTCCTCTGCGTGGCCCAGGTCCGCCCGACCACCGCGCCCACCGCGTACCAGGACGACCAGGTGGGACGCATCGTCGGCGGCCCGGAGGTGGCGCACCTGGACGTCGCCTACGGACAGGGCCGGATCTGGCGGGAGGGCGATCCGGTCTGGTACGGCGACGTGCCCGCCCGACACGAGGCGATCCCGGTCCGGCTGCGAGCCGCCGACGGGGAGTCCGACGAGGTGATCGCCGTGGTGGGGCGGGACACCAACCTGTCCACCGCCCGTACGCCCAGCCAGCTGGAGTTGAACTACCTGACCACTGCCGACGACCTGGCGCAGATGATCGCCGACGGCACGTTCCCGCCGCCCCGGCACCCCGGCGAGACCACCTCGGCGCCCCGGGTCGGTGACGGGCTGGTCCGGCTGGACGCCGGGGGCAAGGTCACCTACGCCAGTCCGAACGCGCAGTCCGCGTACCGCCGGTTGGGCTACGCCTCCCACCTGGTGGGCGAGGATCTCGCGGCGCTGCACCGCCGACTGGCCAACGACCCGCTGGAGGGGACCGAGGCCGGCAACGGCATCCTCGCCGCGCTGCGCGGCGAGGCGCCGCCCCGGCGCGAGATCGACGCGCGGGGCGCGACCATGCTCACCCGGGCCCTGCCGCTGATGCCCGCCGGTGTGCCGATCGGCGCGCTGGTCTTGGTCCGGGACATCACCGAGGTGCGCCGCCGGGACCGCGCCCTGATCACCAAGGACGCCACCATCCGGGAGATCCACCACCGGGTGAAGAACAACCTCCAGACCGTCGCGGCGCTGCTGCGCCTCCAGGCCCGCCGGGTCGGCATACCCGAGGCGCGGGTCGCCCTGGAGGAGTCGGTACGCCGGGTCGCCTCGATCGCGTTGGTGCACGAGACGCTCTCCATGTCCAGCGACGAGGCGGTCGAGTTCGACGGGATCGTCGACCGGGTGGCCAGTGCGGCGACCGAGGTGGCGGCGACCGAGGTGAGCGTCGGGATGCGACGCACGGGCAGCTTCGGCGTGCTGCCGGCCGAGATCGCCACCTCGATGGTGATGGTGCTCAACGAGCTGCTGCTCAACGCCGTCGAGCACGGCTTCCCGCCGACCGGTGAGGCCGAGGACGAGGTCGGTGTCGAGCCGGAGCCACCGGGCCCGCCCACCGCCGACGCGCCCGAGGTGGTGGTGTCGGCGCACCGGGCCCGCAAGATGCTGCACGTCACCGTCGCCGACAACGGTCGGGGGCTGCCGGACGACTTCGACGCCTCCGGCAGCGGGAAGCTCGGTCTGCAGATCGTCCGCGCCCTGGTCACCGGCGAGCTGCGGGGCAGTATCGAGCTGCGGCCCGGCGCCGAGGGCGGCACCGAGGCGGTCCTGATCGTCCCGCTGGCCCGCACCGCCCCGGAACGCCCTGGCGCCTGA
- a CDS encoding SIS domain-containing protein: protein MAADIDEQPAGYERLLSDEYAAPIARVAAAIAERRPRHVVFTARGTSDHAALYGAYLAEIRLGLPAGLASPSAVTLFGARPDLSDALVVGVSQSGGSPDLAEVLRSARDSGALTLAVTNAPDSPLAGTAELSVDIAAGHERAVAATKTYTAELLALLLLVEGIRSGDGTLPDDERRALAALPALAARTLADPTATELAPRYRFAGQLVTTGRGYAYPTAREAALKLMETSYLPALAFSGADLLHGPLAMTDPDVPVLAVVGSGPGGQAMREVLPRLGERRADVVVVGSAEVEGATRLGVPEVDERYAPLLDILPLQRLALALALTRGEDPDAPRGLKKVTATR, encoded by the coding sequence ATGGCCGCCGACATCGACGAGCAGCCGGCCGGTTACGAGCGACTGCTCTCCGACGAGTACGCGGCACCGATCGCCCGGGTCGCCGCCGCCATCGCCGAGCGCCGCCCCCGGCACGTGGTGTTTACCGCGCGCGGCACCTCCGACCACGCCGCGCTCTACGGGGCGTACCTCGCCGAGATCCGTCTCGGCCTGCCGGCCGGGCTCGCCTCGCCCAGCGCCGTGACCCTCTTCGGCGCCCGGCCGGACCTCTCCGACGCCCTGGTCGTCGGCGTCAGCCAGAGCGGCGGCTCGCCCGACCTGGCCGAGGTGCTCCGGAGCGCCCGGGACTCCGGCGCACTCACCCTCGCGGTCACCAACGCACCGGACTCCCCGCTGGCCGGGACCGCCGAACTCTCCGTCGACATCGCCGCCGGACACGAGCGGGCGGTGGCGGCGACCAAGACGTACACCGCGGAGCTGCTCGCCCTGCTCCTGCTGGTCGAGGGGATCCGGTCCGGCGACGGCACGCTTCCGGACGACGAGCGCCGGGCACTGGCCGCGCTGCCGGCACTGGCCGCCCGGACCCTCGCCGACCCGACCGCCACCGAGCTCGCCCCCCGCTACCGCTTCGCCGGCCAACTGGTCACCACCGGCCGGGGGTACGCGTACCCGACCGCCCGGGAGGCCGCGCTCAAGCTGATGGAGACGTCGTACCTGCCGGCGTTGGCCTTCTCCGGCGCCGACCTGCTGCACGGCCCCCTCGCGATGACCGACCCGGACGTGCCGGTGCTGGCCGTGGTCGGCTCCGGGCCGGGCGGGCAGGCGATGCGCGAGGTGCTGCCCCGGCTCGGCGAGCGTCGGGCCGACGTGGTCGTGGTCGGCTCCGCCGAGGTCGAGGGGGCCACCCGGCTCGGCGTGCCCGAGGTCGACGAGCGTTACGCCCCGCTGCTGGACATCCTGCCGCTGCAACGGCTGGCGCTGGCCCTCGCGCTGACCCGGGGCGAGGACCCGGACGCGCCCCGGGGCCTGAAGAAGGTCACCGCGACGAGGTGA
- a CDS encoding nitrite/sulfite reductase, giving the protein MAVSEIPARPGDPTARPARAPRRPRGEGQWALGYREPLNPNERSKKDDNPLNVRERIENIYAHGGFASIDPADLRGRFRWWGLYTQRKAGIDGGRTAVLEPHELEDEYFMLRVRVDGGQLDLAQLRTIAEISREFARDTADITDRQNIQYHWIRVEDMPEIWRRLEAVGLQTTEACGDCPRIVLGSPVAGVAADERIDATPAIDEIVRRYVGDREYSNLPRKFKSSISWLVDTPYQANDIAFLGVDHPEHGPGFDVWVGGGLSTNPMLAQRLGVWVPLNEVPDVWVGVVGIFRDYGYRRLRHRARLKFLVSDWGVAKFREVLEKEYLGRTLLDGPAPDLPERPVDHIGVHAQRDGRNYVGATPVVGRVSGTQLAQLADVVEAHGSGRISLTPYQKLLVLDVPQERTDSLVTALRGIGLEAHPSSWRRGTMACTGIEYCKLAIVETKARGEELVARLEQRLRDFDTDISIHINGCPNACARTQVADIGLKGQLVTGPDGQQVEGYQVHLGGGLGMAEGQTAGFGRKLRGLKTTADELPEYVERLARRYLDGRTENETFANWVVRADEELLR; this is encoded by the coding sequence ATGGCGGTCAGCGAGATTCCGGCCCGACCCGGGGATCCCACGGCGCGCCCCGCGCGGGCTCCCCGCCGCCCCCGCGGCGAGGGCCAATGGGCGCTCGGATACCGCGAGCCGCTCAACCCCAACGAGCGCAGCAAGAAGGACGACAACCCGCTCAACGTGCGGGAGCGGATCGAGAACATCTACGCCCACGGCGGCTTCGCCTCCATCGACCCGGCGGACCTGCGCGGTCGGTTCCGCTGGTGGGGCCTCTACACCCAGCGCAAGGCGGGCATCGACGGCGGACGTACCGCCGTGCTGGAGCCGCACGAGCTGGAGGACGAGTACTTCATGCTCCGGGTGCGGGTGGACGGCGGCCAGCTCGACCTGGCGCAGCTGCGCACCATCGCGGAGATCTCCCGGGAGTTCGCCCGCGACACCGCCGACATCACCGACCGGCAGAACATCCAGTACCACTGGATCCGGGTCGAGGACATGCCCGAGATCTGGCGTCGGCTGGAGGCCGTCGGCCTGCAGACCACCGAGGCGTGCGGCGACTGCCCCCGCATCGTGCTGGGCAGCCCGGTCGCGGGTGTGGCCGCGGACGAGCGGATCGACGCCACCCCGGCGATCGACGAGATCGTCCGGCGGTACGTCGGCGACCGGGAGTACTCCAACCTGCCACGCAAGTTCAAGTCGTCGATCTCGTGGCTGGTGGACACCCCGTACCAGGCCAACGACATCGCCTTCCTCGGCGTCGACCACCCCGAGCACGGCCCCGGCTTCGACGTGTGGGTCGGCGGCGGGCTCTCCACCAACCCCATGCTGGCCCAGCGGCTCGGCGTCTGGGTGCCGCTGAACGAGGTGCCGGACGTCTGGGTCGGCGTGGTCGGCATCTTCCGCGACTACGGGTACCGCCGGCTGCGCCACCGAGCCCGGTTGAAGTTCCTGGTCTCCGACTGGGGCGTGGCCAAGTTCCGCGAGGTGCTGGAGAAGGAGTACCTCGGCCGGACGCTGCTGGACGGCCCGGCCCCGGACCTGCCGGAGCGGCCGGTCGACCACATCGGCGTGCACGCCCAGCGGGACGGCCGAAACTACGTCGGCGCGACCCCGGTGGTGGGGCGGGTCTCCGGCACCCAGCTCGCCCAGCTCGCCGACGTCGTCGAAGCGCACGGCAGCGGCCGGATCAGCCTCACCCCGTACCAGAAACTGCTCGTTCTCGACGTCCCGCAGGAGCGGACCGACTCGCTGGTCACCGCGCTGCGCGGGATCGGTCTGGAGGCCCACCCGTCGAGCTGGCGGCGCGGCACCATGGCCTGCACCGGCATCGAGTACTGCAAGCTCGCCATCGTCGAGACCAAGGCGCGCGGCGAGGAGCTGGTGGCCCGCCTGGAGCAGCGGCTGCGTGACTTCGACACGGACATCTCCATCCACATCAACGGCTGCCCGAACGCCTGCGCTCGCACCCAGGTCGCCGACATCGGGCTCAAGGGACAACTGGTGACCGGCCCGGACGGCCAGCAGGTCGAGGGCTACCAGGTGCACCTCGGCGGCGGGCTGGGCATGGCCGAGGGCCAGACCGCCGGGTTCGGGCGCAAGCTGCGCGGTCTCAAGACGACCGCCGACGAGCTTCCCGAGTACGTCGAACGGCTGGCCCGGCGCTACCTGGACGGCCGGACCGAGAAC